From the Cryptosporangium aurantiacum genome, one window contains:
- a CDS encoding putative bifunctional diguanylate cyclase/phosphodiesterase, with protein MADVTRRRIAGVPTRLWPLVLVTAAVGAAGTQAAITVAGGGLAPAWLIPIFIGLFLVGEATQLHVQLRRETHSFSISEIPLVLGLYWLSPLALVLSRLTAVIVVNAVRRTTPHKFVTNTTVAAAETGVAVAVFAYMSPLDTTQPLLWISMLLAVGLADLVSFAGILAAITLYEGRPAPVAVTRLVIASISVGVLNTTVGLVVLIVLKVNMLALVLLVVLAVVLVMGYRAYAQFLAQHKSLGELYAFTRAVSTARQENSLADTMLTRVRELLSAESATLWMPALGRHPETALVARVDQAGLIDEQLGEDPIRRRVLDTGVTVHLGPRGANADLRLRRALRGRDVKDLIVVPLRSGTAVVGCLEVADRLHDLATFGAADVRLLETLAAHAAVAVENSRLVERLRYDAYHDTTTGLPNRRRLVEAVEAAIAVDPVPDEVVALLEFDIDALRGVNETLGHKAGDRLLAEVGRRLREHAPDGALVARLGGDEFAVLLRASGVDCVVALATDLRRVAIEPFPLENFTIEVGAAVGVVLFPDHADDSETLLRRVDAATDAAKALPRGVAVYSGAMESRSVHRLGLVPELRRAIEQDELTVHYQPKVALATRELIGVECLVRWNHPEQGLLMPGEFVPVAEHTGLIGPLTRWVLRNALAECRRWQDQGRPLGVSVNLSARTLQDPDFPDELDQLLADAGVPPELLTLEIIEGGALTDAERPLATLRRLAERGVRLSLDDFGVGTSAFSYLRTIPVHEIKIDRSFVLGMNTDAADLGIVRSIVGLGRHLGLSVVAEGVESERALAHLEEMGCDIAQGFLFARPLPQDRLESWVAARTESTTESSGDPSGESSGDAAAADEATRRLRVVGQHG; from the coding sequence GTGGCCGACGTGACGAGGCGGCGCATCGCCGGGGTGCCGACCCGTCTCTGGCCACTCGTTCTCGTCACCGCCGCGGTCGGCGCCGCGGGCACCCAAGCGGCGATCACGGTCGCCGGCGGGGGCCTCGCGCCCGCCTGGCTGATCCCGATCTTCATCGGGTTGTTCCTGGTCGGCGAGGCCACGCAGCTGCACGTCCAGCTGCGCCGCGAGACGCACTCGTTCTCGATCTCCGAGATTCCGCTGGTCCTCGGCCTGTACTGGCTCTCGCCGCTGGCGCTGGTGCTCAGCCGGCTGACCGCGGTGATCGTGGTCAACGCGGTTCGCCGCACCACGCCCCACAAATTCGTCACGAACACCACGGTGGCCGCCGCCGAGACCGGCGTCGCCGTCGCGGTGTTCGCGTACATGAGCCCGCTCGACACCACTCAGCCGCTGCTCTGGATCTCGATGCTGCTCGCGGTGGGGCTCGCCGACTTGGTGAGCTTCGCGGGCATCCTGGCCGCGATCACGCTCTACGAGGGGCGCCCGGCGCCGGTCGCGGTGACCCGGCTGGTGATCGCCTCGATCTCGGTCGGTGTGCTGAACACCACGGTCGGCCTCGTCGTGCTGATCGTGCTCAAGGTCAACATGCTGGCGCTGGTGTTGCTGGTCGTGCTGGCGGTGGTGCTCGTCATGGGCTACCGCGCCTACGCTCAGTTCCTCGCCCAGCACAAGAGCCTGGGGGAGTTGTACGCGTTCACCAGGGCGGTGAGCACGGCCAGGCAGGAGAACAGCCTCGCCGACACGATGCTGACCAGGGTTCGGGAACTGCTCTCCGCGGAGTCCGCCACGCTCTGGATGCCGGCCCTCGGACGCCACCCGGAGACCGCGCTGGTCGCCCGGGTCGACCAGGCGGGCCTGATCGACGAACAGCTGGGTGAGGACCCGATCCGGCGTCGGGTGCTCGACACCGGCGTCACCGTGCATCTGGGCCCCCGCGGCGCCAACGCCGACCTGCGGCTGCGCCGGGCACTGCGCGGACGCGACGTCAAAGACCTGATCGTGGTCCCGCTCCGCTCGGGCACCGCGGTCGTCGGCTGCCTGGAGGTCGCCGACCGGCTGCACGACCTGGCGACGTTCGGGGCCGCGGACGTCCGGCTGCTGGAGACGCTCGCCGCGCACGCCGCGGTTGCCGTGGAGAACTCCCGCCTGGTCGAGCGGCTGCGTTATGACGCGTATCACGACACGACGACCGGGCTGCCGAACCGTCGCCGGCTGGTCGAGGCCGTCGAGGCCGCGATCGCCGTCGATCCGGTGCCCGACGAGGTCGTGGCGCTGCTCGAGTTCGATATCGACGCCCTGCGCGGCGTCAACGAGACGCTGGGCCACAAGGCGGGTGACCGGCTGCTCGCTGAGGTCGGACGCCGTCTGCGCGAACACGCGCCGGACGGTGCCCTGGTCGCGCGCCTCGGTGGCGACGAGTTCGCGGTGCTGCTGCGCGCGTCGGGCGTCGACTGCGTGGTGGCGCTCGCCACCGACCTGCGGCGGGTCGCGATCGAGCCGTTCCCGCTGGAGAACTTCACGATCGAGGTCGGTGCCGCGGTCGGCGTCGTCCTGTTCCCCGACCACGCCGACGACAGCGAGACGCTGCTCCGCCGGGTCGATGCGGCCACCGACGCCGCGAAGGCGTTGCCACGTGGCGTGGCGGTCTACAGCGGCGCGATGGAGTCGCGCAGCGTCCACCGGCTGGGGTTGGTGCCCGAGCTTCGGCGGGCGATCGAGCAGGACGAGCTGACCGTCCACTACCAGCCCAAGGTGGCCCTGGCGACGCGCGAGCTGATCGGCGTCGAATGCCTGGTCCGGTGGAACCACCCGGAGCAGGGCCTGCTGATGCCCGGCGAGTTCGTGCCGGTCGCCGAGCACACCGGCCTGATCGGGCCGCTCACCCGGTGGGTGCTGCGGAACGCGCTGGCCGAGTGCCGCCGCTGGCAGGACCAGGGGCGTCCGCTCGGGGTCTCGGTCAACCTGTCCGCCCGCACGCTGCAGGACCCGGACTTCCCCGACGAGCTCGACCAGTTGCTCGCCGACGCCGGGGTGCCGCCCGAGCTACTCACGCTGGAGATCATCGAGGGCGGCGCACTGACCGATGCGGAGCGCCCATTGGCGACGCTGCGGCGGCTCGCCGAGCGGGGCGTCCGGCTGTCCCTCGACGACTTCGGGGTCGGGACGTCGGCGTTCAGTTACCTCCGCACGATCCCGGTCCACGAGATCAAGATCGACCGCTCGTTCGTCCTGGGCATGAACACCGACGCGGCGGACCTCGGCATCGTCCGGTCGATCGTCGGGCTGGGCCGCCATCTGGGGCTCTCGGTGGTGGCCGAGGGCGTCGAGAGCGAGCGGGCGCTGGCGCACCTGGAGGAGATGGGCTGCGACATCGCCCAGGGCTTCCTGTTCGCCCGGCCGCTGCCGCAGGACCGGCTGGAGTCGTGGGTCGCTGCGCGGACCGAATCGACCACGGAGTCGTCGGGGGATCCGTCCGGGGAATCGTCCGGCGACGCCGCAGCGGCCGACGAGGCGACGCGCCGGTTGCGCGTCGTCGGCCAGCACGGATAA
- the nusG gene encoding transcription termination/antitermination protein NusG: protein MPDYDEDFRLPEGGETAALTDDAEASADVEALAAPTPAPAAVTPDDEEDPVEELRRALRMAPGEWYVVHSYAGYENKVKTNLESRITSLNVEDYIFQIEVPTQEVTEVKNGKRQQVQSKVFPGYLLVRMELTPESWSAVRNTPGVTGFVGATSRADRPSPLSLEEVVKILAPTVQKEVKAPVKVVDFEVGDSVTVTEGAFATLPASISEINPDAQKLKVLVSIFGRETPVELNFNQVSKI from the coding sequence GTGCCCGACTACGACGAGGATTTCCGCCTTCCCGAGGGAGGCGAGACCGCCGCCCTGACCGATGACGCCGAGGCGTCGGCCGACGTCGAGGCGCTCGCAGCTCCGACTCCGGCCCCCGCGGCCGTCACGCCCGACGACGAAGAAGACCCGGTCGAGGAGCTGCGCCGCGCACTGCGGATGGCCCCCGGCGAGTGGTACGTCGTGCACTCCTACGCCGGCTACGAGAACAAGGTCAAGACCAACCTCGAGAGCCGCATCACGTCGCTGAACGTCGAGGACTACATCTTCCAGATCGAGGTGCCCACTCAGGAGGTCACCGAGGTCAAGAACGGCAAGCGGCAGCAGGTCCAGTCGAAGGTCTTCCCGGGCTACCTGCTGGTCCGGATGGAGCTGACGCCGGAGTCCTGGTCCGCGGTGCGGAACACGCCGGGCGTCACGGGCTTCGTCGGGGCCACCTCGCGCGCCGACCGTCCGAGCCCGCTGAGCCTCGAAGAGGTCGTGAAGATCCTCGCGCCGACCGTCCAGAAGGAGGTCAAGGCGCCGGTGAAGGTCGTCGACTTCGAGGTCGGCGATTCGGTCACGGTCACCGAGGGCGCGTTCGCCACGCTGCCCGCCTCGATCAGCGAGATCAACCCGGACGCGCAGAAGCTCAAGGTGCTCGTCTCGATCTTCGGCCGAGAGACCCCGGTAGAACTCAACTTCAACCAGGTCTCGAAGATCTAG
- the rpmG gene encoding 50S ribosomal protein L33: MACVECKNRNYITKKNRRNDPDRLEVKKFCPNCGKHQPHRETR, encoded by the coding sequence ATGGCTTGCGTGGAGTGCAAGAACCGGAACTACATCACTAAGAAGAACCGGCGGAACGACCCCGACCGGCTCGAGGTGAAGAAGTTCTGCCCGAATTGTGGCAAGCACCAGCCCCACCGCGAGACCCGCTAA
- the secE gene encoding preprotein translocase subunit SecE: MADSKGSAQAAERSAASVAAKTDGSPKLPKAGGKGPVDKGPRKGTKERRPNPISRLIRFIREVVAELRKVIWPTRKELITYTSVVVVFVTIMTAIVWGLDAGVAKIVMWAFGANSDS, encoded by the coding sequence GTGGCCGACAGCAAGGGCAGCGCCCAAGCGGCGGAGCGGTCTGCAGCTAGCGTCGCCGCGAAGACCGACGGTTCGCCCAAGCTCCCCAAGGCCGGTGGCAAGGGCCCCGTCGACAAGGGGCCGCGCAAGGGCACCAAGGAGCGTCGACCCAATCCGATCTCCCGGTTGATCAGGTTCATCCGCGAGGTCGTCGCCGAGCTGCGCAAGGTGATCTGGCCCACCCGCAAGGAGCTGATCACCTACACGTCCGTGGTCGTCGTGTTCGTGACGATCATGACCGCGATCGTGTGGGGCCTCGATGCCGGCGTCGCCAAGATCGTGATGTGGGCGTTCGGGGCGAACAGCGACTCCTAG
- a CDS encoding MaoC family dehydratase N-terminal domain-containing protein, which translates to MSAADAIGRTYPKTAPYEVGREKIREFAEAIGDLNPAYLDPAAAQKLGHPDVIAPPTFPIIFTMRSTAAATFDPEVGMDYSRVVHGEQRFVYTRPVRPGDRLVCETTIEDVKNRAGSIFLSMRTDVTTEDGEPVLAAYALIVSRAAEKES; encoded by the coding sequence ATGAGCGCCGCGGACGCGATCGGGCGCACGTACCCGAAGACCGCGCCCTACGAAGTCGGGCGGGAGAAGATCCGGGAGTTCGCCGAGGCGATCGGCGACCTCAACCCCGCGTACCTCGACCCGGCAGCCGCCCAGAAGCTCGGCCACCCCGACGTGATCGCGCCGCCGACGTTCCCGATCATCTTCACGATGCGCTCGACCGCCGCCGCGACCTTCGATCCGGAGGTGGGGATGGACTACAGCCGGGTGGTCCACGGCGAACAGCGGTTCGTCTACACCCGGCCGGTGCGCCCCGGTGACCGCCTCGTCTGCGAGACGACGATCGAGGACGTGAAGAACCGCGCGGGCAGCATCTTCCTGTCCATGCGTACGGACGTCACCACCGAGGACGGCGAGCCGGTGCTCGCCGCGTACGCGCTGATCGTCTCCCGTGCCGCCGAGAAGGAGAGCTGA
- the rplA gene encoding 50S ribosomal protein L1 encodes MKRSKAYRTAAESVDKTKLYSPLEAARLAKTTSTTKYDATVEVAIRLGVDPRKADQMVRGTVNLPHGTGKTARVIVFAVGDKAAQAEAAGADAVGSEDLIERIQGGWLDFDAAIATPDQMSKVGKIARILGPRGLMPNPKTGTVTPDVTKAVADIKGGKINFRVDKQSNLHLVIGKASFDDTKLVENYAAALDEINRAKPSAAKGKYLKKVTFTTTMGPGIPVDPNRSRNLTEEDAATSA; translated from the coding sequence ATGAAGCGCAGCAAGGCGTACCGCACGGCGGCGGAATCCGTCGACAAGACGAAGCTCTACAGCCCGCTCGAAGCGGCGCGGCTGGCCAAGACCACCAGCACCACCAAGTACGACGCGACCGTCGAGGTTGCGATCCGGCTCGGCGTCGACCCTCGCAAGGCCGACCAGATGGTGCGTGGCACGGTCAACCTGCCGCACGGCACCGGCAAGACCGCTCGCGTCATCGTGTTCGCGGTCGGCGACAAGGCCGCGCAGGCCGAGGCCGCCGGCGCCGACGCAGTGGGCTCCGAGGACCTGATCGAGCGGATCCAGGGCGGGTGGCTGGACTTCGACGCCGCCATCGCGACCCCGGACCAGATGTCCAAGGTCGGCAAGATCGCGCGGATCCTGGGCCCGCGCGGTCTCATGCCGAACCCGAAGACCGGCACGGTCACGCCGGACGTGACCAAGGCGGTTGCCGACATCAAGGGCGGCAAGATCAACTTCCGCGTCGACAAGCAGTCGAACCTGCACCTCGTCATCGGCAAGGCGAGCTTCGACGACACGAAGCTGGTCGAGAACTACGCGGCCGCGCTCGACGAGATCAACCGCGCCAAGCCGAGCGCCGCGAAGGGCAAGTACCTCAAGAAGGTGACGTTCACGACCACCATGGGCCCGGGCATCCCGGTCGACCCGAACCGGTCGCGCAACCTCACCGAAGAGGACGCTGCGACGTCTGCCTGA
- the rplL gene encoding 50S ribosomal protein L7/L12: protein MAKLSTDELLDAFKEMTLIELSEFVKLFEDTFDVKAAAPAAVAVAGPAGPGAAAEAEPDKDEFDVILEGAGDKKIQVIKEVRALTNLGLKEAKDLVDGAPKPVLEKANKETADKAKAQLEAAGATVSVK, encoded by the coding sequence ATGGCGAAGCTCAGCACCGACGAGCTGCTCGACGCGTTCAAGGAGATGACGCTGATCGAGCTCTCCGAGTTCGTGAAGCTCTTCGAGGACACCTTCGACGTCAAGGCTGCCGCTCCGGCCGCCGTCGCCGTTGCCGGCCCGGCCGGCCCCGGCGCTGCCGCCGAGGCCGAGCCGGACAAGGACGAGTTCGACGTCATTCTCGAGGGCGCCGGCGACAAGAAGATCCAGGTCATCAAGGAGGTGCGTGCCCTCACCAACCTCGGCCTGAAGGAGGCCAAGGACCTGGTCGACGGCGCGCCGAAGCCGGTCCTGGAGAAGGCCAACAAGGAGACCGCGGACAAGGCGAAGGCCCAGCTCGAGGCCGCTGGCGCCACCGTCTCCGTCAAGTGA
- the rplJ gene encoding 50S ribosomal protein L10: MADTQARPDKAAAVAELTGGFRDSAAAVLTEYRGLTMAQMTTLRRSLGRETTYAVTKNTLAKIAARDAGITDIDELLTGPTAIAFVKGDPVEAAKGLRDFAKANPLLVVKGGVLDGRKLSAEDITKLADLESREVLLAKLAGAMQAKMAQAAATFNALPTQLARLAQALQEKKAAEGGADAPAAEASAEA, encoded by the coding sequence ATGGCTGACACTCAGGCCCGCCCCGACAAGGCGGCCGCGGTGGCTGAGCTGACCGGCGGTTTCCGCGACTCGGCGGCGGCGGTGCTCACCGAGTACCGCGGACTGACGATGGCGCAGATGACCACGCTGCGTCGTTCGCTCGGTCGCGAGACGACCTACGCGGTCACGAAGAACACGCTCGCGAAGATCGCCGCACGTGATGCCGGTATCACCGACATCGACGAGCTGCTGACCGGTCCGACCGCGATCGCGTTCGTCAAGGGTGACCCGGTCGAGGCCGCCAAGGGCCTGCGGGACTTCGCCAAGGCCAACCCGCTGCTGGTGGTCAAGGGTGGCGTGCTCGACGGTCGCAAGCTGAGCGCCGAGGACATCACCAAGCTGGCCGACCTGGAGTCGCGCGAGGTTCTGCTCGCGAAGCTCGCGGGTGCCATGCAGGCCAAGATGGCGCAGGCTGCCGCGACGTTCAACGCGCTGCCGACCCAGTTGGCCCGGCTCGCCCAGGCCCTGCAGGAGAAGAAGGCTGCCGAGGGCGGCGCCGACGCTCCCGCTGCCGAGGCTTCGGCCGAAGCCTGA
- a CDS encoding TetR/AcrR family transcriptional regulator — protein MSPGTRLSADERREMVVRAALVEFARGGFDGTSTETIARRVGISQPYLFRLFPNKKALFVATVDLCFRRVVEAFEGAAEGLAGADAMVAMGDAYTKLIGDRDLLMHQLQTYAQCDDPEIRQAARNGYGRLWATVQRIGGATDDSVRQFFAYGMLWNVVTAMSLDSYDAPWARLCVPEAMREGLEFLDAPQQ, from the coding sequence ATGAGCCCAGGGACGCGCCTTAGTGCTGACGAGCGACGCGAGATGGTCGTTCGGGCCGCCCTGGTCGAGTTCGCCCGGGGCGGGTTCGACGGCACCAGCACCGAGACGATCGCCCGCCGGGTCGGCATCAGCCAGCCCTACCTCTTCCGCCTGTTCCCGAACAAGAAGGCGCTGTTCGTCGCCACTGTCGACCTCTGCTTCCGCCGAGTCGTCGAAGCGTTCGAGGGCGCTGCCGAAGGCCTGGCCGGCGCGGACGCGATGGTCGCGATGGGTGATGCGTACACCAAGCTGATCGGCGATCGTGACCTCTTGATGCACCAGCTCCAGACCTACGCGCAGTGCGACGATCCGGAGATCCGCCAGGCCGCCCGCAACGGCTACGGCCGGCTCTGGGCGACCGTGCAGCGCATCGGTGGCGCGACCGACGATTCGGTTCGGCAGTTCTTCGCCTACGGCATGCTCTGGAACGTCGTCACGGCGATGAGCCTCGACTCGTACGACGCCCCGTGGGCGCGCCTGTGCGTTCCCGAGGCCATGCGCGAGGGGCTGGAGTTCCTCGACGCCCCGCAGCAGTAA
- a CDS encoding DHA2 family efflux MFS transporter permease subunit, translated as MSAPPSTTRWTFPVTTLAAFMVSLDNLVVTTALPEIRTSLGADLADLEWTVNAYTLTFGVLLLTGATLGERFGRRRILGLGIALFTVASALAALAPNVGTLIAARAVQGVGGAMILPLTLTMLSAAVAPERRGAALGVWGAVSGLGVAFGPLIGGAVVDGWAWQWIFWINVPVGILLAPIALTRLSPARGTAQRLDLPGLGLITAGLLGIVWGLVRGNAAGWGSAEVVGSLVVGGALTALFVAWEARTAHPMLPLRLFRNRGFAASNATAMLFSFGMFGSIFLLAQFLQTVQGAGPFEAGLKMLPWTAMPMLVAPLAGPLSDRIGGRPLLVVGLLLQAAGLAWLAGTMAPDTPYSTQWPAFVISGIGMALFFVPIANVVLGSVSVADTGVASGANNAIREIGGVFGVAVLAAVFSHQGGYASAQSYSDGTSVATWVGVGVVLAGAAAAVFVPGLRRSTPEPVVPPLAREPEPVPA; from the coding sequence ATGTCCGCGCCACCCTCCACGACCCGATGGACGTTCCCCGTGACCACGCTGGCGGCCTTCATGGTGTCGCTGGACAACCTGGTCGTCACCACCGCACTCCCGGAGATCCGCACCTCGCTCGGCGCCGACCTCGCCGACCTCGAGTGGACCGTCAACGCCTACACGCTGACGTTCGGCGTCCTCCTCCTCACCGGTGCGACGCTGGGTGAACGCTTTGGACGCCGCCGCATTCTCGGCCTCGGTATCGCGCTGTTCACGGTCGCGTCGGCGCTCGCGGCGCTGGCCCCGAACGTCGGCACGCTGATCGCCGCACGGGCCGTTCAGGGCGTCGGCGGCGCGATGATCCTGCCGCTCACGCTGACGATGCTGTCCGCAGCGGTAGCGCCAGAGCGACGCGGTGCCGCGCTGGGGGTCTGGGGAGCGGTCTCCGGGCTCGGCGTCGCGTTCGGCCCGCTGATCGGCGGGGCGGTCGTCGACGGATGGGCCTGGCAGTGGATCTTCTGGATCAACGTCCCGGTGGGCATCCTGCTGGCGCCGATCGCGCTGACCCGTCTCTCGCCGGCACGGGGCACGGCGCAGCGTCTCGACCTGCCCGGCCTCGGCCTGATCACCGCCGGTCTGCTCGGCATCGTGTGGGGCCTGGTGCGCGGCAACGCGGCCGGCTGGGGCAGCGCCGAGGTCGTGGGTTCGCTGGTCGTCGGCGGCGCCCTGACCGCGCTGTTCGTGGCCTGGGAGGCCCGCACCGCCCACCCGATGCTGCCGCTACGGCTGTTCCGCAACCGGGGCTTCGCCGCGAGCAACGCCACCGCGATGCTGTTCAGCTTCGGGATGTTCGGATCGATCTTCCTGCTCGCCCAGTTCCTGCAGACCGTGCAGGGGGCCGGTCCGTTCGAGGCGGGCCTGAAGATGCTGCCCTGGACCGCGATGCCGATGCTGGTCGCGCCGCTGGCCGGTCCGCTCTCCGACCGGATCGGCGGGCGCCCGCTCCTGGTCGTCGGTCTGCTGCTGCAGGCGGCCGGGCTCGCCTGGCTGGCCGGGACGATGGCGCCGGACACTCCCTACTCCACGCAGTGGCCGGCGTTCGTGATCTCCGGGATCGGCATGGCGCTGTTCTTCGTCCCGATCGCGAACGTGGTGCTCGGGTCGGTGTCGGTCGCTGACACCGGCGTGGCGTCCGGTGCGAACAACGCGATCCGGGAGATCGGGGGCGTGTTCGGGGTGGCCGTGCTCGCGGCGGTCTTCTCGCACCAGGGCGGCTACGCCTCGGCGCAGTCGTACTCGGACGGCACCAGCGTCGCGACCTGGGTCGGCGTCGGTGTGGTCCTGGCTGGCGCGGCCGCCGCGGTCTTCGTCCCCGGTCTCCGGCGCTCGACGCCCGAGCCGGTTGTGCCGCCGCTGGCCCGCGAACCCGAGCCGGTGCCCGCCTGA
- a CDS encoding MaoC family dehydratase, whose product MAATVSYDDVEVGTALPAKTFPIQRQNLVMYAGASGDFNVIHWNERIATSVGLPNVIAHGMFTMAEASRVLTEWVGDPGAVVEYGVRFTKPVVVPDDDKGADLLVSGVVTEKLDDRRVAVELTAHAGTDRVLGKAKAVLQLA is encoded by the coding sequence ATGGCCGCCACCGTCTCCTACGACGACGTCGAGGTCGGCACCGCGCTGCCCGCGAAGACGTTCCCGATCCAGCGGCAGAACCTGGTGATGTACGCGGGCGCCTCCGGCGACTTCAACGTCATCCACTGGAACGAGCGGATCGCGACGTCCGTCGGGCTGCCGAACGTCATCGCGCACGGCATGTTCACGATGGCCGAGGCCAGCCGGGTGCTCACCGAGTGGGTCGGTGACCCGGGAGCGGTCGTCGAGTACGGGGTTCGGTTCACCAAGCCGGTCGTGGTCCCGGACGACGACAAGGGTGCCGACCTGCTGGTCTCCGGCGTCGTGACCGAGAAGCTGGACGACCGGCGCGTGGCCGTGGAGCTCACCGCTCACGCCGGCACCGACAGGGTCCTCGGCAAGGCCAAGGCCGTACTCCAGCTCGCCTGA
- the rplK gene encoding 50S ribosomal protein L11 yields MPPKKKKLSAIIKLQIKAGAATPAPPVGPALGQHGVNIMEFCKAYNAATESQRGDIVPVEISVYEDRSFTFVTKTPPAARLLLKAAGVPKGSGEPHKTKVATVTRDQVRQIAETKMVDLNAIDLDQAEKIIAGTARSMGITVQD; encoded by the coding sequence ATGCCTCCGAAGAAGAAGAAGCTCTCAGCAATCATCAAGCTCCAGATCAAGGCCGGCGCTGCGACGCCTGCGCCGCCGGTCGGCCCCGCGCTGGGTCAGCACGGCGTGAACATCATGGAGTTCTGCAAGGCCTACAACGCGGCCACCGAGTCGCAGCGGGGCGACATCGTCCCGGTCGAGATCTCGGTCTACGAGGACCGCTCGTTCACGTTCGTCACCAAGACCCCGCCGGCCGCGCGGCTGCTGCTCAAGGCCGCCGGTGTGCCGAAGGGTTCGGGCGAGCCGCACAAGACCAAGGTCGCCACCGTGACGCGGGACCAGGTCCGGCAGATCGCTGAGACCAAGATGGTCGACCTGAACGCGATCGACCTCGACCAGGCCGAGAAGATCATCGCCGGTACGGCGCGCTCGATGGGCATCACTGTCCAGGACTGA
- a CDS encoding pyridoxal phosphate-dependent aminotransferase, giving the protein MTAADTSPARRISTKVGAIAESATLAVDAKAKALKAAGRPVIGFGAGEPDFPTPDYVVQAAIAACSDPKNHRYTPAAGLPELKAAIAAKTLRDTGVEVAANQVLVTNGGKQAVYEAFATLIDDGDEVILPAPYWTTYPEAIRLAGGVPVDVIADETQDYLVTVEQLEAARTEKTKALLFCSPSNPTGAVYTAEQVEAIGRWALEHGIWVITDEIYEHLIYGDAEFVSIVKAVPELANQAVILNGVAKTYAMTGWRVGWLIGPTDVVKAAANLQSHLSSNVANVSQRAALAAVEGDLSAVEEMKTAFDRRRQTIVRMLNEIDGVYCPEPKGAFYAYPSVKGLIGKELRGVQISSSSQLASVILDEVEVAVVPGEAFGTPGYLRLSYALGDDDIVEGVSRLQKLLAEAH; this is encoded by the coding sequence ATGACCGCAGCTGACACCTCGCCCGCCCGCCGCATCTCGACCAAGGTGGGTGCCATCGCCGAATCCGCCACGCTCGCCGTCGATGCCAAGGCCAAGGCGCTGAAGGCGGCCGGGCGCCCGGTGATCGGCTTCGGCGCCGGCGAGCCCGACTTCCCCACCCCCGACTACGTCGTCCAGGCCGCGATCGCCGCCTGCAGCGACCCGAAGAACCACCGCTACACCCCCGCCGCCGGCCTGCCCGAGCTCAAGGCCGCGATCGCGGCGAAGACGCTGCGCGACACCGGCGTCGAGGTCGCCGCGAACCAGGTCCTGGTCACCAACGGCGGCAAGCAGGCCGTGTACGAGGCGTTCGCGACGCTGATCGACGACGGCGACGAGGTCATCCTCCCGGCGCCGTACTGGACCACCTACCCCGAGGCGATCCGCCTGGCCGGCGGCGTCCCGGTCGACGTCATCGCCGACGAGACCCAGGACTACCTGGTCACGGTCGAGCAGCTCGAGGCCGCCCGCACCGAGAAGACGAAGGCGCTGCTGTTCTGCTCGCCGAGCAACCCGACCGGCGCGGTCTACACCGCCGAGCAGGTCGAGGCGATCGGCCGCTGGGCGCTCGAGCACGGCATCTGGGTGATCACCGACGAGATCTACGAGCACCTGATCTACGGCGACGCCGAGTTCGTCTCGATCGTCAAGGCGGTCCCGGAGCTGGCGAACCAGGCCGTGATCCTGAACGGCGTCGCGAAGACCTACGCGATGACCGGTTGGCGCGTCGGGTGGCTGATCGGCCCGACCGACGTCGTCAAGGCGGCGGCCAACCTCCAGTCCCACCTGAGCTCGAACGTGGCCAACGTGTCGCAGCGGGCCGCGCTGGCCGCCGTCGAAGGTGACCTGTCCGCGGTCGAGGAGATGAAGACCGCGTTCGACCGTCGCCGCCAGACGATCGTCCGGATGCTCAACGAGATCGACGGCGTCTACTGCCCGGAACCGAAGGGTGCGTTCTACGCCTACCCGTCGGTCAAGGGGCTGATCGGCAAGGAGCTGCGCGGCGTTCAGATCTCCTCGTCCTCGCAGCTCGCGTCGGTGATCCTCGACGAGGTCGAGGTCGCGGTCGTTCCGGGCGAGGCGTTCGGCACGCCGGGTTACCTCCGGCTCTCGTACGCGCTCGGCGACGACGACATCGTCGAGGGCGTCTCCCGTCTCCAGAAGCTGCTCGCCGAAGCCCACTGA